In Cicer arietinum cultivar CDC Frontier isolate Library 1 chromosome 1, Cicar.CDCFrontier_v2.0, whole genome shotgun sequence, one DNA window encodes the following:
- the LOC101512873 gene encoding uncharacterized protein isoform X1 — MEQLVKFIIRPPRAEYDPKSDLLDYEFMLKGKWFQRKDVEIKNSRGDVLQCSHYMPIVSPDGKPLPCVIYCHGNSGCRVDASEAAMVLLPSNITVFALDFSGSGISGGEHVTLGWNEKDDLKAVVNYLRADENVSLIGLWGRSMGAVTSLMYGAEDPSIAGMVLDSPFSDLVDLMMELVDTYRFRLPKFTVKFAIQYMRRTIQKKAKFDIMDLNTIKAAKSCFVPALLGHGIDDDFIRPHHSDRILEAYMGDRNIIKFDGDHNSPRPQFYFDSINIFFNNVLQPPEDDLGESFFDFTNDDYFGKDVWRSVHELSYNNEPSSENKVAEPSTSTVDAIKQFHSKRPMSRMEEEKCDDFSSSSSTMLSFELSNGRLYDPRVPTTLDDDQYVEYQLDDLNGIPSNAEEEHRMLMEAVIESLIEQPAVSGISTVSVEPLDKDNSNTSHEISKPMETESSLVKHSMHSTAQTTSAASDICEPSKAESNSIAVLHSPKLAYDQPSSLPCLSPPSLDTSSGNMTNCSSSHSDSSSSSKCSSEIDISHNTKATLTVIKNPAGHVMNGLMRRWDFNFFRNKLQLLK, encoded by the exons ATGGAACAACTTGTCAAGTTCATCATTCGTCCACCAAG AGCTGAATATGATCCAAAAAGTGATCTATTGGATTATGAGTTCATGCTAAAAGGGAAATGGTTTCAACGGAAGGATGTCGAG ATAAAAAACAGCCGTGGTGATGTTCTTCAATGCAGTCATTACATGCCTATAGTTAGTCCTGATGGAAAGCCGCTACCGTGTGTGATATATTGCCATGGAAACAG TGGATGCAGGGTAGATGCCAGTGAAGCTGCAATGGTTTTACTTCCTTCAAATATTACAGTTTTTGCTCTTGATTTCTCAGGATCAGGAATTTCTGGAGGGGAACATGTTACTCTTGGTTGGAATGAA AAGGACGACTTGAAGGCTGTGGTAAATTATCTGAGGGCGGATGAAAATGTATCCCTTATTGGCTTATGGGGACGCTCAATGGGCGCTGTGACTAG CCTTATGTATGGTGCTGAAGATCCTTCAATTGCAGGGATGGTTTTAGACAGTCCCTTCTCTGATTTGGTTGATTTGATGATGGAACTCGTAGATACATACAGATTCCGTCTACCAAAATTCACT GTGAAGTTTGCAATTCAATACATGCGAAGAACAATCCAAAAGAAGGCAAAATTCGATATAATGGACTTGAACACCATTAAG GCAGCAAAATCTTGTTTTGTTCCTGCTCTACTAGGGCATGGCATTGATGATGATTTCATACGTCCTCATCACTCAGATCGCATACTCGAGGCTTACATG GGAGACagaaacataattaaatttgatggaGATCACAACTCGCCACGTCCTCAGTTTTATTTTGATTCcataaacatatttttcaacAATGTTCTCCAACCTCCAGAAGATGATCTTGGGGAATCTTTTTTTGACTTTACTAATGATGATTACTTTGGTAAG GATGTTTGGCGATCTGTGCATGAGTTAAGTTATAACAATGAACCATCATCTGAAAACAAAG TTGCAGAACCATCAACAAGCACTGTGGATGCCATTAAGCAATTCCATTCAAAAAGGCCAATGAGTAGGATGGAG GAAGAGAAATGTGACGACTTTTCCTCATCATCATCAACAATGCTTAGCTTTGAACTATCAAATGGTCGTCTCTATGATCCCCGCGTTCCTACCACGTTGGATGATGATCAGTATGTAGAATATCAACTTGATGACCTTAATGGCATTCCATCTAATGCAGAGGAAGAACATAGA ATGTTGATGGAAGCAGTGATAGAGTCTCTGATAGAACAACCTGCCGTTAGTGGCATCAGCACCGTGTCTGTAGAACCATTAGATAAAGATAACTCAAATACTTCACATGAGATTTCCAAACCTATGGAGACAGAATCCTCTTTAGTCAAACACAGCATGCATTCAACAGCACAAACCACTTCTGCAGCATCTGATATATGTGAGCCCTCGAAAGCCGAGTCGAACTCCATTGCAGTGCTTCATTCCCCAAAGCTGGCATATGATCAACCAAGTTCACTACCATGCCTTTCACCACCATCACTGGACACTTCATCTGGCAATATGACGAATTGTTCTTCTTCGCATAGTGATAGTTCTTCTAGCTCAAAATGTTCATCAGAGATTGACATATCGCATAATACCAAAGCCACATTAACTGTCATTAAAAATCCAGCAGGCCATGTCATGAACGGCTTAATGCGTCGTTGGGATTTCAACTTTTTTAGAAACAAGTTGCAACTGCTAAAGTAG
- the LOC101512873 gene encoding uncharacterized protein isoform X2 — translation MEQLVKFIIRPPRAEYDPKSDLLDYEFMLKGKWFQRKDVEIKNSRGDVLQCSHYMPIVSPDGKPLPCVIYCHGNSGCRVDASEAAMVLLPSNITVFALDFSGSGISGGEHVTLGWNEKDDLKAVVNYLRADENVSLIGLWGRSMGAVTSLMYGAEDPSIAGMVLDSPFSDLVDLMMELVDTYRFRLPKFTVKFAIQYMRRTIQKKAKFDIMDLNTIKAAKSCFVPALLGHGIDDDFIRPHHSDRILEAYMGDRNIIKFDGDHNSPRPQFYFDSINIFFNNVLQPPEDDLGESFFDFTNDDYFGKDVWRSVHELSYNNEPSSENKEPSTSTVDAIKQFHSKRPMSRMEEEKCDDFSSSSSTMLSFELSNGRLYDPRVPTTLDDDQYVEYQLDDLNGIPSNAEEEHRMLMEAVIESLIEQPAVSGISTVSVEPLDKDNSNTSHEISKPMETESSLVKHSMHSTAQTTSAASDICEPSKAESNSIAVLHSPKLAYDQPSSLPCLSPPSLDTSSGNMTNCSSSHSDSSSSSKCSSEIDISHNTKATLTVIKNPAGHVMNGLMRRWDFNFFRNKLQLLK, via the exons ATGGAACAACTTGTCAAGTTCATCATTCGTCCACCAAG AGCTGAATATGATCCAAAAAGTGATCTATTGGATTATGAGTTCATGCTAAAAGGGAAATGGTTTCAACGGAAGGATGTCGAG ATAAAAAACAGCCGTGGTGATGTTCTTCAATGCAGTCATTACATGCCTATAGTTAGTCCTGATGGAAAGCCGCTACCGTGTGTGATATATTGCCATGGAAACAG TGGATGCAGGGTAGATGCCAGTGAAGCTGCAATGGTTTTACTTCCTTCAAATATTACAGTTTTTGCTCTTGATTTCTCAGGATCAGGAATTTCTGGAGGGGAACATGTTACTCTTGGTTGGAATGAA AAGGACGACTTGAAGGCTGTGGTAAATTATCTGAGGGCGGATGAAAATGTATCCCTTATTGGCTTATGGGGACGCTCAATGGGCGCTGTGACTAG CCTTATGTATGGTGCTGAAGATCCTTCAATTGCAGGGATGGTTTTAGACAGTCCCTTCTCTGATTTGGTTGATTTGATGATGGAACTCGTAGATACATACAGATTCCGTCTACCAAAATTCACT GTGAAGTTTGCAATTCAATACATGCGAAGAACAATCCAAAAGAAGGCAAAATTCGATATAATGGACTTGAACACCATTAAG GCAGCAAAATCTTGTTTTGTTCCTGCTCTACTAGGGCATGGCATTGATGATGATTTCATACGTCCTCATCACTCAGATCGCATACTCGAGGCTTACATG GGAGACagaaacataattaaatttgatggaGATCACAACTCGCCACGTCCTCAGTTTTATTTTGATTCcataaacatatttttcaacAATGTTCTCCAACCTCCAGAAGATGATCTTGGGGAATCTTTTTTTGACTTTACTAATGATGATTACTTTGGTAAG GATGTTTGGCGATCTGTGCATGAGTTAAGTTATAACAATGAACCATCATCTGAAAACAAAG AACCATCAACAAGCACTGTGGATGCCATTAAGCAATTCCATTCAAAAAGGCCAATGAGTAGGATGGAG GAAGAGAAATGTGACGACTTTTCCTCATCATCATCAACAATGCTTAGCTTTGAACTATCAAATGGTCGTCTCTATGATCCCCGCGTTCCTACCACGTTGGATGATGATCAGTATGTAGAATATCAACTTGATGACCTTAATGGCATTCCATCTAATGCAGAGGAAGAACATAGA ATGTTGATGGAAGCAGTGATAGAGTCTCTGATAGAACAACCTGCCGTTAGTGGCATCAGCACCGTGTCTGTAGAACCATTAGATAAAGATAACTCAAATACTTCACATGAGATTTCCAAACCTATGGAGACAGAATCCTCTTTAGTCAAACACAGCATGCATTCAACAGCACAAACCACTTCTGCAGCATCTGATATATGTGAGCCCTCGAAAGCCGAGTCGAACTCCATTGCAGTGCTTCATTCCCCAAAGCTGGCATATGATCAACCAAGTTCACTACCATGCCTTTCACCACCATCACTGGACACTTCATCTGGCAATATGACGAATTGTTCTTCTTCGCATAGTGATAGTTCTTCTAGCTCAAAATGTTCATCAGAGATTGACATATCGCATAATACCAAAGCCACATTAACTGTCATTAAAAATCCAGCAGGCCATGTCATGAACGGCTTAATGCGTCGTTGGGATTTCAACTTTTTTAGAAACAAGTTGCAACTGCTAAAGTAG
- the LOC101512873 gene encoding uncharacterized protein isoform X3 gives MLKGKWFQRKDVEIKNSRGDVLQCSHYMPIVSPDGKPLPCVIYCHGNSGCRVDASEAAMVLLPSNITVFALDFSGSGISGGEHVTLGWNEKDDLKAVVNYLRADENVSLIGLWGRSMGAVTSLMYGAEDPSIAGMVLDSPFSDLVDLMMELVDTYRFRLPKFTVKFAIQYMRRTIQKKAKFDIMDLNTIKAAKSCFVPALLGHGIDDDFIRPHHSDRILEAYMGDRNIIKFDGDHNSPRPQFYFDSINIFFNNVLQPPEDDLGESFFDFTNDDYFGKDVWRSVHELSYNNEPSSENKVAEPSTSTVDAIKQFHSKRPMSRMEEEKCDDFSSSSSTMLSFELSNGRLYDPRVPTTLDDDQYVEYQLDDLNGIPSNAEEEHRMLMEAVIESLIEQPAVSGISTVSVEPLDKDNSNTSHEISKPMETESSLVKHSMHSTAQTTSAASDICEPSKAESNSIAVLHSPKLAYDQPSSLPCLSPPSLDTSSGNMTNCSSSHSDSSSSSKCSSEIDISHNTKATLTVIKNPAGHVMNGLMRRWDFNFFRNKLQLLK, from the exons ATGCTAAAAGGGAAATGGTTTCAACGGAAGGATGTCGAG ATAAAAAACAGCCGTGGTGATGTTCTTCAATGCAGTCATTACATGCCTATAGTTAGTCCTGATGGAAAGCCGCTACCGTGTGTGATATATTGCCATGGAAACAG TGGATGCAGGGTAGATGCCAGTGAAGCTGCAATGGTTTTACTTCCTTCAAATATTACAGTTTTTGCTCTTGATTTCTCAGGATCAGGAATTTCTGGAGGGGAACATGTTACTCTTGGTTGGAATGAA AAGGACGACTTGAAGGCTGTGGTAAATTATCTGAGGGCGGATGAAAATGTATCCCTTATTGGCTTATGGGGACGCTCAATGGGCGCTGTGACTAG CCTTATGTATGGTGCTGAAGATCCTTCAATTGCAGGGATGGTTTTAGACAGTCCCTTCTCTGATTTGGTTGATTTGATGATGGAACTCGTAGATACATACAGATTCCGTCTACCAAAATTCACT GTGAAGTTTGCAATTCAATACATGCGAAGAACAATCCAAAAGAAGGCAAAATTCGATATAATGGACTTGAACACCATTAAG GCAGCAAAATCTTGTTTTGTTCCTGCTCTACTAGGGCATGGCATTGATGATGATTTCATACGTCCTCATCACTCAGATCGCATACTCGAGGCTTACATG GGAGACagaaacataattaaatttgatggaGATCACAACTCGCCACGTCCTCAGTTTTATTTTGATTCcataaacatatttttcaacAATGTTCTCCAACCTCCAGAAGATGATCTTGGGGAATCTTTTTTTGACTTTACTAATGATGATTACTTTGGTAAG GATGTTTGGCGATCTGTGCATGAGTTAAGTTATAACAATGAACCATCATCTGAAAACAAAG TTGCAGAACCATCAACAAGCACTGTGGATGCCATTAAGCAATTCCATTCAAAAAGGCCAATGAGTAGGATGGAG GAAGAGAAATGTGACGACTTTTCCTCATCATCATCAACAATGCTTAGCTTTGAACTATCAAATGGTCGTCTCTATGATCCCCGCGTTCCTACCACGTTGGATGATGATCAGTATGTAGAATATCAACTTGATGACCTTAATGGCATTCCATCTAATGCAGAGGAAGAACATAGA ATGTTGATGGAAGCAGTGATAGAGTCTCTGATAGAACAACCTGCCGTTAGTGGCATCAGCACCGTGTCTGTAGAACCATTAGATAAAGATAACTCAAATACTTCACATGAGATTTCCAAACCTATGGAGACAGAATCCTCTTTAGTCAAACACAGCATGCATTCAACAGCACAAACCACTTCTGCAGCATCTGATATATGTGAGCCCTCGAAAGCCGAGTCGAACTCCATTGCAGTGCTTCATTCCCCAAAGCTGGCATATGATCAACCAAGTTCACTACCATGCCTTTCACCACCATCACTGGACACTTCATCTGGCAATATGACGAATTGTTCTTCTTCGCATAGTGATAGTTCTTCTAGCTCAAAATGTTCATCAGAGATTGACATATCGCATAATACCAAAGCCACATTAACTGTCATTAAAAATCCAGCAGGCCATGTCATGAACGGCTTAATGCGTCGTTGGGATTTCAACTTTTTTAGAAACAAGTTGCAACTGCTAAAGTAG
- the LOC101513199 gene encoding uncharacterized protein → MDHRICVNGEGEGDGDGSVYLQVGELRRLSETTSKCSTMFEPHGASSIEKRDSDVADKDNSNESSTTVRAPEKKLTLFALRLAVLEKAATGLGTLGFIWATVVLLGGFAITLDKTDFWFITIILLIEGTRIFSRSHELEWQHQATWSITESGIYSFRMLRSSSSFVVQSIKNLCRPINAAVKKHRRDTVEANVVAPRFWDNRNTRTPTRTWISSDVPLLPYAKWFFISRHISKLLYWLQLLSATACVVLSSTKLIRQNYGEIAKGDTDKRNRESALDIFYALALAEALLFLTEKAYWEWKISYCELLDEVNRECELGPSGMVSIRRFFYDAYSRCVNGSIFDGLKMDMVSFALDLLASNSPDEELIGARILRQFANSERFSNDTLQKIGISISVVERLVEMLNWTDHNEEEIRLSAAEILSKLAGKKQNSLRISGIPGAMESISSLLQTNRNCMHAADEVGEKKLIFDHPNYGFWTFNHLGLLILKKLAHDHDNCGKIGNTRGLLPKIIDFTHAEERLLKNENVTPSQILTVKRSLQLVKMLASTTGTYGKHLRKEISEVVFTISNIRDILRHGEKHPLLQKLSIEILTSLALEGEATERIGGTGGVLKELFNIFFKQSIPENQKDVTTVAGEALAMLALESKSNCHRILKLRVLERLVEALKNPMIRVSAARILRNLCTYSGSECFNQLKGVTAAAPIVLQAIMSQENKLQEVMVGLAANVFTFMTSSESSTVFQEADITEAELAKKLVQILKKHEYPATKVPRIRRFVIELAIWMMKDNAKNINTFKDLQMEEVLEGVLETTSELESFNVFSGTVGLNRHNLTIHSLVETALKLLED, encoded by the exons ATGGATCATAGGATTTGTGTAAATGGAGAAGGAGAAGGAGATGGAGATGGAAGTGTTTATCTACAAGTTGGTGAACTTAGGAGGCTAAGTGAAACAACAAGCAAATGCAGCACAATGTTTGAGCCTCATGGCGCTAGCAGTATAGAGAAGAGAGATAGTGATGTTGCTGATAAAGATAATTCCAATGAGTCTTCAACGACGGTTAGAGCTCCAGAAAAGAAGCTTACCCTCTTTGCGCTTCGCCTCGCCGTGCTCGAAAAAGCAGCAACTGGTTTGGGAACTCTTGGTTTTATATGGGCAACCGTTGTACTTCTAGGCGGTTTTGCCATTACTTTAGACAAAACAGATTTTTGGTTCATCACAATTATACTATTGATTGAAGGAACAAGGATTTTC AGCAGGAGTCATGAGCTTGAATGGCAGCATCAAGCTACATGGTCTATTACTGAGTCTGGAATCTATAGTTTCCGGATGCTGAGATCGAGTTCGAGTTTTGTTGTTCAAAGTATAAAGAATCTTTGCAGGCCTATTAATGCTGCTGTCAAGAAGCATAGGAGAGACACAGTGGAAGCGAATGTAGTTGCTCCGAGGTTTTGGGATAACAGAAACACAAGGACACCGACTCGAACGTGGATTAGCTCGGATGTTCCACTTCTACCATATGCTAAATGGTTTTTCATTTCAAGGCATATCAGCAAGCTTCTGTATTGGCTTCAGCTTCTTTCTGCAACAGCTTGTGTTGTTCTGTCATCAACAAAGCTTATCAGGCAAAACTATGGAGAGATTGCTAAGGGAGATACTGATAAGAGGAACCGTGAATCTGCTCTCGATATATTTTATGCATTGGCACTTGCTGAAGCTTTGTTGTTCTTAACTGAAAAGGCTTATTGGGAGTGGAAAATCAGCTACTGTGAACTGTTGGATGAGGTTAACAGAGAGTGCGAGCTCGGGCCATCGGGGATGGTATCTATAAGGAGATTCTTTTATGATGCTTATTCGAGGTGTGTCAATGGAAGCATATTTGATGGATTGAAAATGGATATGGTCTCTTTTGCTTTAGATCTCTTGGCCTCAAACTCACCTGATGAGGAGCTTATTGGAGCTAGAATTCTTCGACAATTCGCAAACAGTGAGAGGTTTTCGAATGATACACTTCAAAAGATTGGAATTTCTATATCTGTGGTGGAGAGACTAGTTGAGATGTTGAATTGGACAGACCACAATGAGGAAGAAATTAGGCTGTCGGCTGCAGAGATTCTATCAAAACTTGCTGGCAAAAAGCAAAACTCTCTACGCATATCCGGGATACCGGGAGCTATGGAATCAATATCATCTCTACTTCAAACTAACAGGAATTGTATGCATGCTGCTGATGAAGTTGGAGAAAAGAAACTCATATTTGATCACCCGAATTATGGGTTCTGGACATTTAACCATTTGGGACTACTCATTCTGAAGAAACTTGCCCACGATCACGACAACTGTGGAAAGATTGGAAATACGAGAGGACTACTTCCAAAGATCATAGATTTCACACATGCTGAAGAGAGGCTTCTGAAGAATGAAAATGTTACTCCGTCGCAAATTCTGACAGTGAAGAGATCTTTGCAGCTGGTGAAGATGCTGGCTAGCACAACAGGAACTTATGGAAAACATCTTAGAAAAGAGATTTCAGAGGTAGTTTTCACAATCAGCAATATCAGAGACATtttaagacatggtgagaagcACCCTTTGCTACAGAAACTGAGCATAGAAATTTTAACTAGTCTGGCACTGGAAGGTGAAGCAACAGAAAGGATTGGAGGTACAGGTGGAGTGCTTAAAgaattgtttaatatatttttcaaacaaaGCATACCAGAAAATCAGAAAGATGTAACAACTGTTGCTGGTGAGGCGCTAGCAATGCTGGCATTAGAAAGCAAGAGCAATTGCCATCGGATTTTGAAGTTGAGAGTGTTGGAAAGGCTTGTAGAAGCATTGAAAAATCCGATGATTCGTGTCAGTGCTGCTAGAATTCTAAGAAATTTATGCACTTACAGTGGATCAGAATGCTTCAACCAGCTAAAGGGGGTCACAGCAGCAGCTCCCATA GTACTTCAAGCAATCATGTCACAAGAGAACAAGCTACAAGAAGTGATGGTTGGACTAGCAGCAAATGTTTTCACATTCATGACTTCTTCTGAATCAAGCACTGTGTTTCAAGAAGCTGATATCACTGAGGCTGAACTTGCCAAAAAGTTAGTCCAGATTCTCAAGAAACATGAATATCCAGCAACAAAGGTCCCACGGATAAGGAGGTTTGTGATAGAGCTAGCTATTTGGATGATGAAAGACAATGCAAAAAACATAAATACTTTTAAGGATCTTCAAATGGAAGAGGTGTTGGAGGGTGTATTAGAGACCACATCAGAGCTTGAAAGCTTTAATGTTTTCTCTGGTACTGTCGGTCTGAATCGGCACAATCTAACAATTCACTCACTTGTTGAGACAGCATTGAAGTTGCTGGAAGACTAG
- the LOC105851533 gene encoding elongation factor Tu, mitochondrial-like, producing the protein MISSVLHSSFSLSSLCCSFLPFHSISKLLSPMASIAIFRKRLLLSFHFIISRSTSSTNNASALLSLRRSMATFTRTKPHLNVGTIGHVDHGKTTLTAAITKVLADEGKAKAIAFDEIDKAPEEKKRGITIATAHVEYETAKRHYAHVDCPGHADYVKNMITGAAQMDGGILVVSAPDGPMPQTKEHILLARQVGVPSLVCFLNKVDAVDDPELLELVEMELRELLNFYKFPGDDIPIVRGSALSALQGTNEELGKKAILKLMDAVDEYISDPVRQLDKPFLMPIEDVFSIQGRGTVVTGRVEQGTVKVGEEVEILGLTKSEPLKTTVTGVEMFKKILDRGQAGDNVGLLLRGLKRDDVQRGMVITKPGALKTYKKFEAEIYVLSKDEGGRHTAFFSNYMPQFYLRTADITGKVQLPENVKMVMPGDNVTATFELILPVPLETGQRFALREGGRTVGAGVVSKVIS; encoded by the exons ATGATCAGTTCTGTTCTACACTCAtccttctctctctcttctctctgTTGTTCATTCCTTCCATTCCATTCCATTTCCAAGCTCCTATCTCCAATGGCTTCCATTGCTATCTTCAGAAAACGCCTTCTCCTCTCTTTCCATTTCATCATATCTCGTTCAACTTCTTCCACCAACAATGCATCTGCTCTTCTTTCTCTCCGGAGATCCATGGCCACTTTCACACGAAC AAAGCCACATCTTAATGTTGGCACCATTGGCCATGTAGATCATGGAAAAACTACACTAACTGCTGCAATCACAAAG GTGCTAGCTGATGAAGGTAAAGCCAAGGCCATTGCTTTTGATGAAATAGACAAGGCTCCTGAGGAGAAAAAGAGAGGAATTACTATTGCTACA GCTCATGTTGAGTATGAGACAGCAAAGAGGCATTATGCCCATGTTGATTGCCCAGGACATGCAGATTATGTCAAG AACATGATAACTGGAGCTGCACAAATGGATGGCGGAATCCTCGTGGTTTCTGCTCCAGATGGTCCAATGCCTCAAACAAAGGAACATATACTCCTCGCTCGTCAG GTTGGTGTGCCATCACTGGTATGTTTTCTAAATAAAGTAGATGCTGTTGATGATCCAGAGTTACTTGAACTTGTGGAAATGGAGCTTCGCG AACTACTCAACTTCTACAAGTTTCCAGGGGATGATATCCCAATTGTAAGAGGTTCAGCTCTGTCTGCATTGCAAGGGACTAATGAAGAGCTTGGAAAAAAAGCTATCTTGAAACTAATGGATGCTGTGGATGAATACATTTCTGATCCCGTGCGCCAGCTTGACAAGCCTTTCTTAATGCCAATAGAAGATGTTTTCTCTATTCAG GGGCGTGGAACTGTTGTCACCGGTCGTGTTGAACAAGGCACTGTCAAAGTTGGTGAAGAGGTTGAAATACTGGGACTAACAAAG AGTGAACCTTTGAAGACTACTGTAACTGGTGTTGAAATGTTCAAGAAAATTTTGGATAGAGGACAA GCTGGTGATAATGTCGGACTTCTTCTACGAGGTCTTAAGCGAGATGATGTACAGAGGGGAATG GTTATCACAAAGCCTGGTGCATTGAAAACATATAAGAAGTTTGAAGCAGAGATTTATGTCCTCTCAAAAGATGAAGGTGGCCGTCATACCGCATTTTTCTCTAACTATATGCCTCAGTTTTACCTGAGGACTGCAGACATTACTGGAAAAGTGCAGTTACCTGAAAATGTTAAGATGGTTATGCCTGGTGATAATGTGACTGCAACTTTTGAGCTGATATTACCTGTTCCTCTTGAAACCG GACAAAGGTTTGCTTTGAGAGAAGGAGGCAGGACAGTTGGTGCAGGAGTGGTCTCCAAAGTGATTTCCTAG